The Anaeromyxobacter sp. Fw109-5 genomic interval CTTCCAGGGCGGCTGCTCGAGGAAGCCGCGACCGCGGTCCTCCGGAGCGAGCTCCTCGCTCGGATCGTCGCCTGCCATCTTCACGTACCCGCCGAGCGGCAGCAGGGAGATGCGGTACTCGGTCTCGCCGCGCCGGAACCCGAAGAGCCGGGGACCGAACCCGATCGAGAAACGCACCACCTTCACGCCGAGCGCCTTGGCCACGACGAAGTGGCCGAGCTCGTGCACGAAGATGAGGCCGCCGAGCAGGAGGGCGATCGAGCCTACCTTGAGGAGGAGATCCGGCATGTCGTTCCCATCGTAACCGGGCGACCGTGCGAATTCGCGCGGAGGCCTCCGGAAACTTTCATCGGTCGGGTGGAGCCTGCGTGGCGCCGCTTGGGGCCGAGGGCCCTACGCCCCCGTACGGGCGACCCGGCGCTCTGCCTCTCTGCGTCCCCACTCGCTCGCGGCGAGCGCCTGCTCGACGCTCCGCACGGGCTCGACCACGTGCGCCTCGAGCACCGCGGCGCAGACGTCGGCGATGTCCAGGAACCGGCAGCGCCGGGCGAGGAACGCGGCCACCGCCGCCTCGTCCGCCCCGGAGAGGACGGCCGGCGCGGTGCCCCCGAGCTCCAGCGCGCGGTAGGCGAGCATGTACGCCGGGAAGCGGGCGGGGTCGGGCTGCTCGAAGGTGAGCTTGCCCAGCCGGGCGAGATCGAGCGGCGGCAGCTCCAGCGGCAGGCGCTCGGGGTGCCCCATGGCGTAGCTGATGGGGCCGCGCATGTCGGAGACGCCGAGCTGCGCCACCATCGAGCCGTCGATGTACTCCACCATCGAGTGCACGATCGACTCGGGGTGAACGACGATGTCGATGCGGCTCGGCTCGACGCCGAAGAGCCAGCGCGCCTCGATCACCTCGAGCCCCTTGTTCATCAGGGTCGCGGAGTCGATGGTGATCTTGTCGCCCATCGACCAGTTCGGGTGCTTGAGGGCGCGCTCGGGGCCGACCCCCGCGAGCTCCTCGGCGGGCACGAGGCGCAGCGGTCCGCCCGAGGCGGTGAGGATGAGGCGCCGCACCTCGCGCCGGTTGTGACCGACGAGCGACTGGTGGATGGCGCTGTGCTCGGAGTCCACCGGGAGGATGGGCACGCGCCGCGCGGCGGCGCGCGCCGTGAGGAGCTCGCCCGCGAGCACGAGCGACTCCTTGTTGGCGAGGCCCACCGGCTTGCCGGCCTCGATGGCCGCCGCCGTGGAGCGCAGCCCCGCGCCGCCGGAGATCGCCGCGAGCACGAAGTCGACGTCGGCGTGCGAGGCCACCGCGACCGCCCCACCCTCCCCGGCGAGGACCTCCGTGCCAGGCGGGGCGATCTCGCGGACGGCGCGCGCGGTGGCCTCGTCGGCCGCGGACACCACGCGCGGCCGGAAGCGCAGGACCTGCTCGGCGAGCCGGGCCCCGTTGCGACCGGCGGCGAGCCCGACCACCTGGAACCGATCGGGGAAGCGGCCAGCCACGTCGAGCGCCTGGACGCCGATGGAGCCGGTGCAGCCGAGGATGGCGACGCGCTTCACGGAGCGAATCTCTATCACGGGGCGGCGGCGTGCGCCGCCGGACGACCTACCGGAGGTACGCCGCGCAGACGTACACCCAGGGCGCGACGAAGAGCAGCGCGTCGATCCGGTCGAGCAGGCCGCCGTGGCCGGGGATGATCTTCCCCGAGTCCTTCACGCCCGCCGCGCGCTTCACCATCGACTCGGCCAGATCCCCGAGCGGCCCGAGGAGCGCGCCCCCGAGCCCGATCGCCACGGCGAGCCCGACGGAGAGCTCGTCCTCGAGGAGCAGCGCGCGCGTCACGAGCGCGCCCAGGACGCTGCCCACCGCGCCGCCGGCGAAGCCCTCCCAGGTCTTCTTCGGCGAGATGCGCTCGAGCAGCTTGTGCCGGCCGAGCGCGTGGCCGGTGAAGTAGGCGAAGGTGTCGTTCCCCCACGTCACCACGAAGGCGAGGATCACCCAGCCCACGTCGAAGCGCAGCCGCAGCCCGACGAGCGAGGCGAGGAGCACGCCGCAGTACAGCCACGACAGCGCGACGACCGCCATCGCGCGCGGCACCTCCTCGAGCGGCGAGCGCCGGAAGAGGGAGAACACGAAGAGCACGATGGTCGCGCCGGCGAGCGCGAGCCCGGACCACCCCGGCAGCAGGTTCCCGCTCGGCTCCCACGCGGCGACGAAAGGGATGGCGGCGGCGACGGCGATCCCGAAGACCTCGGCCGCCCCGACCGCGCCGAACATCACCACGAGCTCGAAGGCGGCCACCGCCGCCGCGCCGCCCGCGAGCACCGCGAAGGGCAGCCCGCCGACGTAGGTGATCCACACGGCCAGCGGGAACAGCACGGCGGCCGAGGTGACGCGGAGCACGAGGTTGTGGCGGTTCTTGGGATCGAGCGCGCCCATTCGCTAGGTGCGGCCCGAGCGCTGCGCGCCGGTCATCCCGAAGCGGCGCTCGCGGCCCTGGAAGTCCCGGATGGCGAGGAGGAGCTCCCGCTCGCGGAAGTCCGGCCAGAGGACCTCGGAGAAGTGGAGCTCGGCGTAGGCGCACTGCCAGAGGAGGAAGTTCGAGATCCGCCGCTCGCCGCTCGTGCGCACGAGCAGATCCAGCTCGGGCAGCCCGGCGGTCCACAGCGCCGCCTCCAGATCCTCGGCCTCGAACGCCGGGCCCTTCTCGGCCGCCGCGCGGCGCGCGGCCTGCACGATGTCCTGACGCCCGCCGTAGGAGAGCGCGAGCGTGAGCGTCATCGCCGTGTTGCCCGTGGTCTCCGCGCGCACCGAGGCGAGCTTCTCGCGCACCACGTCGGGCAGCCGCTCGAGGTCGCCGATCGCGTTCAGCCGGATGCCGTTGCGCATCATCTCGGCGCGCTCGGACTCGAGGAACTCGGCGAGCAGCGACATGAGCGCGCCCACCTCCTCGTCCGGCCTCGCCCAGTTCTCGGAGCTGAAGGCGTAGAGGGTGAGCGCCTGGACGCCGATGCGCCGCGCCGTGCGCGTCACCGCGCGCACCGCCTCCGAGCCCTCGCGGTGCCCGAGCACGCGCGGGAGTCCCCGCGCCTCGGCCCACCGGCCGTTCCCGTCCATGATGATCGCCACGTGGCGCGGCACCGGCCTCGCCTTCACGCGCGACTCGAGCTCCTGGACGGAGGACGTCTCCTCGGACACGCGCGGGCTCATAGCACGGGTCGCCGGGCGGCCGCGAGCCCGAACGTCAGTCGCAATGCGGGTTTGACCCTGCCGGCGAGGGTTGGCGTATGCTCGATCGCCGTGCCCCCCCGCCACGTCGGCCCGTACGAGCTCCTCTCCGTCCTCGGACGGGGTGGGATCGGGACCGTCTACCGGGCGCGGCACCTCGCGACCGGCCACCTCGTCGCCGTGAAGGTGCTCGGCCCGGCCGCCGCCTCCGACCCGACCGCCACGCGCCGGCTCGCCCGGGAGTACGAGGTGCTCCGCAGGCTGGAGCACCCGAACGTGGTGCGCGTGTACGACGCCGGGATCGCGGACGGCTGCTCGTACCTCGCCATGGAGCTGGTCATCGGGCTCGACCTGCGCGCCTTCCTCTCCCCCGAGCTGGACGCGCCGACCACTCCGCGGGGGTCGCTCGACGTGCTGCTCACGCCCGCCGATCGCGGCGACGACGCGACCGAGACGAGCGCCGCCGGCCCACCGCCGGACGCGCGCGCCGCGCTCGCCGCGATGCTCGTCGAGCCCGCCACCGAGAACGACTGGCCCTCCGACGCCGAGCCGTCGAGTGGTGGCGTCGTGGCCACGCCCTCGCCGGAGCTCCTCGCCGCGCTGAGCCGCCCGGGCCGCCTCCTGCGGCTGCGCAGCGCCCTCGCGCAGGTCGCCGACGCGCTGGCGTACGTGCACGCCGCCGGCCTCGTGCACCGCGACCTCAAGCCCTCGAACGTGATGATCGACGACGCGCGCGTCGCCCGCCTCATGGACTTCGGGCTCGTGAAGGCCGCGGCGGAGGACCCGGAGGAGGCCCTCACCGCCATCGGCCGCGTGGTGGGCACCTACCGCTACATGTCGCCCGAGCAGGCGCAGGGGCACGACGTCGACGCGCGCAGCGACCTCTACAGCCTGGGCGTGATGCTCTACGAGCTCCTGGCAGGCTTGCCCCCGTTCACCACGAGCGACCCCGTCGCGCTGTGGCGCGAGATCCTCCACGGCACCCCGCCGCCGCTGCTCTCGGTGAACCCGGGCGCCGATCCCGTGCTGTCCCGCCTCGCCGAGCGGCTCCTGCAGAAGGATCCGGCGCGGCGGCCCGCGACCGCCGAGGAGGTCGCGCGCGTGCTGCGCGACGTGTGAAGGCCGCGCCCGCTTGCGTCGACCCGGCTCGCGCGCGGTTCGTGCACAGGCTCACCGCGAGCGGCATTTTCTGATCCGCTCGCCCTGACCCCTCGACGGGCTCGGGGGAAGCGCGAGCGGGAGTGGCTCGGCCTCGTCCCGGCCCCGCCCTCGTCGGACCTCCCCCGTATCCTCCGCCTGCCGTGTCGGACCTCCCCTCCTCTGCCCTCGACTACGGCGCCGTCGTGTCCGAGTACTTCCTCGGCCTGCGCGGCGCGGGGCTCATGCTGTCGCCGCTCGACGAGGAGGTCGTCGCCGACTGGGAGCGGCGCGGCCTCCCGGTCGCCGTGGTCTGCCGCGGCCTGCGGCGCGGCCTGGAGCAGCACGCCGAGAATGGCGCGGGCCGGCGGCCGCGGTCGCTTCGCGCGCTCCGGCTCGCCGTCGAGGACGAGTGGCGCGCCTACCGCAGCGGCCGCGTGGGCGAGGCGCCCCCGCCCGCGGGGGAGGACGCGGTCGCCTCGGCGCGGCTCGCGGCGGCGCGCGCGCTCCTCCAGGAGGCCGGACGGACGGCGCCCCCCGCCCTGCGCGACGCGTATCGCGCCGCCTGGCACTCGCTCGCCCCGGCCGCGGCAGCGGGGAGCCCGCTCGCCCACCTCGACGCCGCGCTGGCCGAGGGCGACCGGCGCATCCTCGCCGCCTGGCTCTCCTCCCTCGAGCGCCCCTCGCGCGCGGCGCTCGGCCGCCGCGTGCGCCTGCTCGCCGGCCCGCGTCCGCGGAGCGCGAGCCGCCGCTCGTACCGGGACGCGCTCCGCGCGCACGTCGCCGACGCGGCGCGGGCGGCGGGGGTCACGTGCCTGCGCGGTTCGGTGTAGACTCCGGCCCCCATGCCAGACCCCGGGACGACCTCCTGCGCCGACTGCGGCGGCAGCGGCTACGTCGTGGAGCAGGTGCTCGGGCACACCGCGCGCGCCCGCCGCTGCACGTGTCAGTCCGCCTGTCCGCGCTGCGGCGGGAGCGGCTACACGCTCGTGCCCTCCGCCGGCTCGATGGTCGCCCAGGTCTGCTCGTGCCGGCACCTCGACGAGCGCATCGGGCTCTTCAACCAGATCGGCATCCCGGCGGCGATCGCGAAGGCGTCGTTCGACGGGTTCAAGAGCTGGTCCCAGGATCACCAGCGCGCGAAGACGGCCGCCGAGGACTTCGCGCGCAAGTTCCGCAAGGACGCGCCGACCAAGGGGTACCTGCTCTACGGCCGCCCGGGAGCCGGCAAGACGCACCTCCTCGCGGCGACGCTGCGCTACCTCGCGCTCGAGAAGGGCGTCTCCGGGCGCTACGTGGAGTTCATGCTCCTGCTGTCGGACATCCGCTCCGGGTTCGACGCCAAGCACAGCCACATGGAGACCCTGCGGCCGCTCCTCTCCGTCCCGGTGCTCGCCATCGACGAGCTGGGGAAGGAGCGCGGGACGGAGTGGGAGCGCTCCATGCTGGACGAGCTCATCAGCCGGCGCTTCAACTCCGGCCTCGCGACGCTGTTCGCCACGAACTACTTCCTCGAGGCGCGCGCGCCTGCCGAGGAGCCGGGGCGCGTCGTCCGCACGCGCTCACCCGACTTCCAGCGCGAGGCGGAGGCCATGACGCTCGCGCAGCGCGTGGGCGACCGCATCTACTCTCGGCTCAACGAGATGTGCAGCTTCGTGAAGCTCGACCCGGGCCACGACCTGCGCAAGGACCGGCACGGCTCCGGGAGCGGCGGCTTCTGGGGCTGAAGCAGGCTCCCGTGTTCCGGCGCCGGGGCGACGATCGGCCGCGGACGGGGGTCAGCCGATGAGCCGCCGGTGCAGCTCGCGTGCGGCCTCGGGCAGCGCGCGCGCGTCGCAGTAAGCCGTCACGCGCAGCGCGGAGGTGAACAGCGCGCGGGCCGGCGCGCCGAGGCTGCCGAGCACCCCCGTCACCTCGCGCAGCACGCGGTGCCCGGCCGAGAGCCCCGTCCCCACGACGGACACCGCGCCGAGCCCCTCGTCCGCGATCTCGATCCCCGGCACGTCGGCGCGGAGCGCGCGCGAGAGGACGTCCCAGTCGTGCACGTTGTCGAGCGCGAGCACGAGGCCGGCCCGCTCGCCGGGCATCGCGATCTCCGCCGCGACGGCGCCGCGTCCCTCGAGGCGCTCGAGCACGGCCGGCAGCGCCTCCGCGGGGAGGCCGAGCAGCGCGAGCTCCTTCTGCGTGGCGACGCCGGCGATGCGCTCCGGGTGCGTCCCGCCGCGCACGACGGTCTCCTCGGCCCCGCCGAAGGTGGACCGGGCGTGGATGGCGATCCCCTTCTCCTTCGCGAACTCGACGGCCTGGGCGTTCAGGACCTTCGCCCCCGCCTGCGCGAGCTCCTGCATCTCGTCGTAGGAGAGCGCGTCGAGCCGCCGCGCGCCGGGGACCACGCGCGGATCGGCGCTGAAGACGCCCGCCACGTCCGAGTAGATCTCGCAGTCGCCGCCGAGCGCCGCGGCGAGCGCGACCGCGGTGGTGTCCGAGCCGCCGCGACCGAGGGTCGTGACCTCCTTGCGCGGCGAGACGCCCTGGAACCCGGCGACGATGACCACCTTGCCGCGCGCGAGCTCCTCCTGCACGCGGTAGGGCCGCACCTCGACGATGCGGGCGGAGGCGTGCGCGTCGGTGGTGATGATGCCCGACTGGCTGCCCGTGAAGCTGATGGCGTCGACGCCCTGGTCCTGGAGGGCCATGGAGAGGAGCGCCATCGAGATCCGCTCTCCGGCCGTGAGGAGCATGTCGAGCTCGCGCCGCGGCGGCGCGGCCGCGACCCGCTTGGCGAGCGAGAGGAGCTCGTCGGTCGTGTCGCCCATCGCCGAGACGACGACGCACACGTCCTTGCCGGATCGTCTGGTCGCGGCGACCTTGGCCGCCACCTTGCGCATCTTCTCGACGTCGGCGACCGAGGAGCCGCCGTACTTCTGCACGACCACGGGCATGGGGGCCTCCGGGCGCGGAGGATGCCCGCGAGCCGCCTGGCGGTAAAGGGCCGGGAGGGCGCGCGGGCGCCCGCCGGGAGCGGCGCGAGGGTGGGATATCGTCCCCGGCCCGGGCGGGTCGGGCCCGCCTGCTCGCCCGCCGCCCGCGCAGCGCGGTTGACCCCCGAGGAAGACCCCCTTATCTTCCGCCGTTCCGACGTCTCGGAGAGAAGGAACCGCCCAATGGCCCGCGTCACCGTCGAAGACTGCCTCCCCCTCGTCGACAACCGCTTCGCGCTCGTGCTGCTCGCGACCAAGCGGACCCGCCAGCTGATGGCCGGCGCCCGGCCGCTCCAGGGGCACGCGAAGAACAAGGCCCCCGTGGTCGCGCTGCGCGAGATCGCGACGGGCAAGGTCCGCTTCGACCGCTCGGTCCGCGACGCGCTGTCCGGCAAGTTCGACAAGGAGAAGTCGACGATCCCGGCCGGCCAGACCCGGACGCTGCGCTAGCCGCCTTCCGCCCGCTCGCGACGAGCGGGGCTCGGCGGCGGCGAGCCGCTCGATCCACGGGGCGCGCCCGAGCGAATCGGGGGCGCCCCGCGCGCTTTCCTGGAAGCGCTCAGTGCATCGAGCGGGCGCCCAGATAGGCGAGCTTCTCCCCGCCGCCGAGCCGGTAGGTCTGGCGCAGCTCGCGGAGCAGCCCCTCGATGTCGGCGCCCTCGACGAACCGCCCCTCGAGCCAGCGCGCGTACCCGTCGCCCAGCCGGTTCGCCTCGCGGTAGCGCGCGAGCGCCTCCGCGCCGAGGTGGGGGTGGTAGCGGACGCGCTCGAACAGGCGTCGCCGCAGCGCGCCGCTCGTCCGGCGCAGCCCGCGCCTCCACAGGTGCAGGAGCAGGAGCACGAACTTGTCCACCTCCGCCTGCGCCTCCAGCTCGAGGAGCGACACCGGCCGCCCTGCCGCGGCGCGGAAGGAGAGGTAGACGAAGTGCGAGACGCCCTCCGCCGCGCAGGCGATCCGCGCGAGCGCCGACCGGGCCACCAGGCGCGGGCGCGGGTGGTGCGGGTCGGCCGCCGCCGCCGTCTCCATCACCGCGTCGTCGAGGTACAGCCCGAGCGCGACGCCGTCCTCCTCCTCGAGCACCAGCAGCTCCTCCGGCGCCTGCGGGATCCGGCCCGCGGCCCGCGCCGCCTCTCCGCCGACGAGGAAGGCGGCCACGCCCGGAGCCTGCACCGCGTAGATCGCCTCGAGCTCGGCCTGGAGGAACGCGAGCGTCTCCCGCGCCCGGCCGCGCGCCTCGCGCGTCACTGCGGGAGCTCTCCCTTCCGCGGGGCGCCCGGACCGGCGAACAGCGCGACCCCGCGCTCGCGGAGGAGGTGCGCCACGCGCTCGGAGCGCGTGTGCAGGAAGCGCTCGTAGAGCCGCACGAGGCCGCGGTTCGAGCGGAGCTCCGACAGCTCCGCGATCTCGGCGAACAGATCCACGAACTGCTCGAAGCGGCCGGAGAGCTCCGCGTACAGCGCGTCGAGGCCGCGCTCCGACTCGGCCAGCGCCGAGTACGCCCGCTCGCCCATGGCGATGTAGTAGTCGACGTCGACCGCCGACCGCGAGATGGAGTCCGCGAAGAAGCCGGAGACGAACAGCGCCGTGTCCCCGAGCCGGCGCAGGTGCGCAGTCCGCGCGCGCCGATCGGCCTCGAGCGCCCGGAGCAGGATGAGGGCGAGCGGCTCCGCGTGGACGCTGCCGTCCGCCTCCTCGACGAACAGCTGCTCCTTCTCGAGGAACCGGGTGAGGAGGTTCACGAGGTAGAACTCGGTGACCTCCTGGATCTTGAGCCTGCGGGTGGAGAGCGTGTCCGCGACCATCTCGCGGAACCACTCGTGCGCCGACTTGCCGACCAGGATCGATTGGCTCACGCTTCCGGGCCCTCCTCGTCCTCCTGACCAGGCGCCCCTGCGTTCCTGACGAGGCGCTCCGCGCGCTGCTGACCAGGCGCTCTGCTCGCTCCGCGCCGAGCACCCCCTCGAAACGCTACGTCCTGCGACACCGCGCCGCAACCTCGCGAACCTCCGACCATTTTCCGCGCGGGAGGCGCGGCGCCGCGGCCGCTGAGCAGTCCGGCCGCCCGGGTGCCAGCCGGGGAGTCGGCACTCGATCGGGGCAACTGCCAGGTCGTCGGAGAAAAGCCCCGCTTTCCGAGATGTTCCGAAGACGCAGTGGCCGCTTGACACCCCGGGGCCGGTGGTTAGGATCCGCCGCGCCGCTGGCAGTCCGTCAGGTCGAGTGCCAGCGGCGTCCAGACCTTCTCATCGTCCCGGCGCGGCGCGTCGGGAACACACCAGGAGGCATCCATGACGAAGATCCGCCCGCTGCAGGACCGCATCATCGTGAAGCGCGTGCAGGAGGAGGAGAAGACGAAGGGCGGCATCATCATCCCCGACTCGGCGAAGGAGAAGCCGATCGAGGGCAAGGTGATCGCCGTCGGCAACGGCAAGGTCCAGGAGGACGGCAAGGTCCGTCCGCTCGACGTCAAGGCCGGCGACCGCATCCTCTTCTCCAAGTACGCGGGCACCGAGATCAAGATCGACGGCGAGGAGCACCTCATCATGCGCGAGGACGACATCCTCGGCGTGATCGAAGGCTAGCGAGCCCGCCTCTCCTCCCACAGAAACGGAGCACACCAGAATGGCTTCCAAGGAAATCATCTTCGATCAGAAGGCGCGCGACGCGATCCTCAAGGGCGTCAACACCCTCGCCGACGCGGTGAAGGTGACGCTCGGGCCGAAGGGCCGGAACGTCGTCATCGAGAAGAGCTTCGGCTCCCCGACCATCACGAAGGACGGCGTGACGGTCGCGAAGGAGATCGAGCTCGAGAACAAGTTCGAGAACATGGGCGCGCAGATGGTGAAGGAGGTCGCCTCCAAGACCTCCGACGTCGCCGGCGACGGCACCACCACCGCCACCGTGCTCGCGCAGGCCCTCTACCGCGAGGGCTCGAAGCTGGTCGCGGCGGGCCACAACCCGATGGAGATCAAGCGCGGCATCGACAAGGCCGTCGAGATCATCGTCGGCGAGCTGAAGAAGCTCTCGAAGCCGACGAAGGACCAGAAGGAGATCGCCCAGGTCGGCATCATCTCCGCGAACGGCGACGAGACCATCGGCAACATCATCGCCGAGGCGATGGAGAAGGTGGGCAAGGAGGGCGTCATCACCGTCGAGGAGGCCAAGGGCCTCGAGACGACGCTCGAGGTGGTCGAGGGCATGCAGTTCGACCGCGGCTACCTGTCGCCGTACTTCGTGACGGACGCGGAGCGGATGGTCGCGAACCTCGAGGACGCGTACATCCTCATCCACGAGAAGAAGATCTCGAACATGAAGGATCTGCTCCCGCTGCTCGAGCAGATCGCGCGCTCGGGCAAGCCGCTCCTCATCGTGGCTGAGGAGGTCGAGGGCGAGGCGCTCGCGACGCTCGTCGTGAACAAGCTGCGCGGCACGCTGCACGTCGCCGCGGTGAAGGCGCCCGGCTTCGGCGATCGCCGCAAGGCGATGCTCGAGGACATCGCGATCCTCACCGGCGGCCGCATGATCGCCGAGGAGCTCGGCCTCAAGCTCGAGCAGGTGAGCCTGAAGGACCTCGGCCGCGCCAAGCGCATCAGCATCGACAAGGACAACACCACGATCGTCGACGGCGCCGGCCAGAAGGCCGA includes:
- the dxr gene encoding 1-deoxy-D-xylulose-5-phosphate reductoisomerase, encoding MKRVAILGCTGSIGVQALDVAGRFPDRFQVVGLAAGRNGARLAEQVLRFRPRVVSAADEATARAVREIAPPGTEVLAGEGGAVAVASHADVDFVLAAISGGAGLRSTAAAIEAGKPVGLANKESLVLAGELLTARAAARRVPILPVDSEHSAIHQSLVGHNRREVRRLILTASGGPLRLVPAEELAGVGPERALKHPNWSMGDKITIDSATLMNKGLEVIEARWLFGVEPSRIDIVVHPESIVHSMVEYIDGSMVAQLGVSDMRGPISYAMGHPERLPLELPPLDLARLGKLTFEQPDPARFPAYMLAYRALELGGTAPAVLSGADEAAVAAFLARRCRFLDIADVCAAVLEAHVVEPVRSVEQALAASEWGRREAERRVARTGA
- a CDS encoding phosphatidate cytidylyltransferase, producing MGALDPKNRHNLVLRVTSAAVLFPLAVWITYVGGLPFAVLAGGAAAVAAFELVVMFGAVGAAEVFGIAVAAAIPFVAAWEPSGNLLPGWSGLALAGATIVLFVFSLFRRSPLEEVPRAMAVVALSWLYCGVLLASLVGLRLRFDVGWVILAFVVTWGNDTFAYFTGHALGRHKLLERISPKKTWEGFAGGAVGSVLGALVTRALLLEDELSVGLAVAIGLGGALLGPLGDLAESMVKRAAGVKDSGKIIPGHGGLLDRIDALLFVAPWVYVCAAYLR
- the uppS gene encoding polyprenyl diphosphate synthase is translated as MSPRVSEETSSVQELESRVKARPVPRHVAIIMDGNGRWAEARGLPRVLGHREGSEAVRAVTRTARRIGVQALTLYAFSSENWARPDEEVGALMSLLAEFLESERAEMMRNGIRLNAIGDLERLPDVVREKLASVRAETTGNTAMTLTLALSYGGRQDIVQAARRAAAEKGPAFEAEDLEAALWTAGLPELDLLVRTSGERRISNFLLWQCAYAELHFSEVLWPDFRERELLLAIRDFQGRERRFGMTGAQRSGRT
- a CDS encoding serine/threonine-protein kinase; amino-acid sequence: MPPRHVGPYELLSVLGRGGIGTVYRARHLATGHLVAVKVLGPAAASDPTATRRLAREYEVLRRLEHPNVVRVYDAGIADGCSYLAMELVIGLDLRAFLSPELDAPTTPRGSLDVLLTPADRGDDATETSAAGPPPDARAALAAMLVEPATENDWPSDAEPSSGGVVATPSPELLAALSRPGRLLRLRSALAQVADALAYVHAAGLVHRDLKPSNVMIDDARVARLMDFGLVKAAAEDPEEALTAIGRVVGTYRYMSPEQAQGHDVDARSDLYSLGVMLYELLAGLPPFTTSDPVALWREILHGTPPPLLSVNPGADPVLSRLAERLLQKDPARRPATAEEVARVLRDV
- a CDS encoding ATP-binding protein, whose amino-acid sequence is MPDPGTTSCADCGGSGYVVEQVLGHTARARRCTCQSACPRCGGSGYTLVPSAGSMVAQVCSCRHLDERIGLFNQIGIPAAIAKASFDGFKSWSQDHQRAKTAAEDFARKFRKDAPTKGYLLYGRPGAGKTHLLAATLRYLALEKGVSGRYVEFMLLLSDIRSGFDAKHSHMETLRPLLSVPVLAIDELGKERGTEWERSMLDELISRRFNSGLATLFATNYFLEARAPAEEPGRVVRTRSPDFQREAEAMTLAQRVGDRIYSRLNEMCSFVKLDPGHDLRKDRHGSGSGGFWG
- a CDS encoding aspartate kinase, producing MPVVVQKYGGSSVADVEKMRKVAAKVAATRRSGKDVCVVVSAMGDTTDELLSLAKRVAAAPPRRELDMLLTAGERISMALLSMALQDQGVDAISFTGSQSGIITTDAHASARIVEVRPYRVQEELARGKVVIVAGFQGVSPRKEVTTLGRGGSDTTAVALAAALGGDCEIYSDVAGVFSADPRVVPGARRLDALSYDEMQELAQAGAKVLNAQAVEFAKEKGIAIHARSTFGGAEETVVRGGTHPERIAGVATQKELALLGLPAEALPAVLERLEGRGAVAAEIAMPGERAGLVLALDNVHDWDVLSRALRADVPGIEIADEGLGAVSVVGTGLSAGHRVLREVTGVLGSLGAPARALFTSALRVTAYCDARALPEAARELHRRLIG
- the rpoZ gene encoding DNA-directed RNA polymerase subunit omega, which translates into the protein MARVTVEDCLPLVDNRFALVLLATKRTRQLMAGARPLQGHAKNKAPVVALREIATGKVRFDRSVRDALSGKFDKEKSTIPAGQTRTLR
- the groES gene encoding co-chaperone GroES codes for the protein MTKIRPLQDRIIVKRVQEEEKTKGGIIIPDSAKEKPIEGKVIAVGNGKVQEDGKVRPLDVKAGDRILFSKYAGTEIKIDGEEHLIMREDDILGVIEG
- the groL gene encoding chaperonin GroEL (60 kDa chaperone family; promotes refolding of misfolded polypeptides especially under stressful conditions; forms two stacked rings of heptamers to form a barrel-shaped 14mer; ends can be capped by GroES; misfolded proteins enter the barrel where they are refolded when GroES binds) encodes the protein MASKEIIFDQKARDAILKGVNTLADAVKVTLGPKGRNVVIEKSFGSPTITKDGVTVAKEIELENKFENMGAQMVKEVASKTSDVAGDGTTTATVLAQALYREGSKLVAAGHNPMEIKRGIDKAVEIIVGELKKLSKPTKDQKEIAQVGIISANGDETIGNIIAEAMEKVGKEGVITVEEAKGLETTLEVVEGMQFDRGYLSPYFVTDAERMVANLEDAYILIHEKKISNMKDLLPLLEQIARSGKPLLIVAEEVEGEALATLVVNKLRGTLHVAAVKAPGFGDRRKAMLEDIAILTGGRMIAEELGLKLEQVSLKDLGRAKRISIDKDNTTIVDGAGQKADIEARVKTIRAQIEETTSDYDREKLQERLAKLVGGVAVINVGAATETEMKEKKARVEDALHATRAAVEEGIVPGGGVAYLRAVKALEGVKVSEGEKFGLDIVRRALEEPLRQIAGNGGYEASIVVNKVKESKDTNFGFNAATGDYEDLVKSGVIDPTKVSRSALQNASSVASLMLTTMALVAEKPKEESAAPAGGGMGGMGGMGGMM